From the genome of Scytonema hofmannii PCC 7110, one region includes:
- a CDS encoding iron uptake porin → MTKLSWKVLKLSPVVLAATFFTANSAIAGEVTDKVTSVAQLEQQNESLGQVTSVSQFSDVQPTDWAFQALQSLVERYGCIAGYPNGTYRGNRAMTRYEFAAGLNACLDRVNELIATATADLVRKEDLATLQRLQEEFSAELATLRGRVDALEARTAELEANQFSTTTKLVGEAIFNLSEVFGDERAVSSGVTDPDSDANAANNADDDLEPNPIFADRVRLRLNTSFTGNDLLVTRLQARNITPYGTAVTGTNMTRLSFDDNNNNDIELDKLNYTFNLGEILRVKIDANSGELYDNINNFNPDLASDARGAIGRYGRFSPIYRQGQGGAGATITVNPRGPISLSASYLGGGSSGGASNPGLGRGIFNGSYTALGQLSFQPSQALSVGLTYARTYQNSENGINLFSSTGSVYANQPFGNNVALTSNHYGVQAAFRLGKNITIGGWYGYSEAEAKSGLREGDEADFNYWAATLAFKDFGREGNLLGIIFGQPPKVSDNDFVQTNGVRREDEDTSYHLEALYRLQLSNNISITPGVLVIFNPEHNNDNDTIYVGTLRTTFTF, encoded by the coding sequence ATGACAAAACTATCCTGGAAAGTTCTGAAGTTAAGCCCGGTTGTTCTTGCTGCAACATTTTTCACAGCCAACAGTGCCATAGCCGGAGAAGTTACCGATAAAGTAACTTCTGTAGCTCAATTAGAACAACAAAACGAAAGTCTAGGTCAGGTTACATCCGTTTCTCAATTTTCTGACGTACAACCTACTGACTGGGCATTCCAAGCATTGCAATCCTTGGTTGAGCGTTACGGTTGTATTGCAGGTTACCCCAATGGAACCTATCGCGGTAACCGTGCTATGACCCGTTATGAGTTTGCCGCAGGTTTAAATGCTTGTTTAGACAGAGTTAACGAACTGATTGCAACAGCCACTGCTGACTTGGTTCGGAAAGAAGACCTGGCTACTTTACAGCGCTTGCAAGAAGAATTTTCTGCTGAATTAGCTACTTTGCGCGGTCGTGTAGATGCTCTAGAAGCTCGCACCGCCGAACTAGAAGCCAATCAATTCTCTACCACCACCAAACTGGTTGGGGAAGCCATCTTCAACTTATCTGAAGTTTTTGGGGATGAGAGAGCAGTTTCCTCTGGTGTTACAGACCCAGATAGTGATGCCAACGCAGCCAACAATGCCGATGATGATTTAGAGCCAAACCCAATTTTTGCCGATCGCGTTCGTCTCAGATTAAACACCAGTTTCACTGGAAACGACCTGTTAGTCACCCGCTTGCAAGCACGGAACATTACCCCATACGGTACCGCCGTCACGGGTACTAACATGACTCGTCTGTCTTTTGATGACAATAATAACAATGATATCGAGCTAGATAAACTCAACTACACCTTCAATCTGGGTGAGATATTGCGCGTCAAGATTGATGCTAACAGTGGTGAGTTATACGACAACATTAATAACTTTAACCCCGATCTTGCGAGTGATGCAAGAGGTGCGATTGGTCGTTACGGTCGCTTTAGCCCGATCTATCGTCAAGGTCAAGGTGGTGCAGGTGCAACCATCACAGTTAATCCAAGAGGACCTATCTCCTTGTCAGCATCTTATCTCGGAGGAGGCTCATCAGGAGGAGCAAGCAATCCAGGCTTAGGTAGAGGTATTTTTAATGGCTCATACACAGCTCTCGGTCAGCTATCGTTCCAACCCAGTCAAGCATTGAGCGTTGGTTTGACCTACGCCCGCACTTACCAAAATAGTGAGAACGGGATCAATCTGTTCTCATCCACAGGAAGTGTCTATGCAAACCAACCCTTCGGTAATAACGTTGCACTCACCTCTAACCACTACGGTGTACAAGCTGCTTTTAGATTGGGTAAGAACATAACCATCGGTGGATGGTATGGTTATAGTGAAGCAGAAGCCAAGAGCGGTCTTCGTGAAGGTGATGAAGCAGACTTTAATTACTGGGCTGCTACCCTAGCTTTCAAAGATTTTGGTAGAGAAGGTAACTTATTGGGCATTATCTTCGGTCAACCACCCAAAGTATCTGACAACGATTTTGTTCAGACAAATGGTGTTCGTCGTGAAGATGAGGATACATCATATCATTTAGAAGCGTTGTACAGACTACAACTCTCTAACAACATTTCCATTACTCCTGGTGTACTGGTTATCTTTAACCCAGAACACAACAACGACAACGATACAATTTATGTAGGTACATTGCGTACTACCTTTACTTTCTAA